A genomic stretch from Serratia entomophila includes:
- a CDS encoding peptidase domain-containing ABC transporter encodes MNKTPFETITSKLNLALRKKVPQILQTEAAECGLASLAMVCGYYGMNVDLFNLRQKFGISSRGATLASLIDIAASLALKTRALSLSIDEIKELKTPCILHWDMNHFVVLVGVRGGRIVIHDPAFGRRVIGLQELSLHFTGVALELWPGSEFTPVTQQSKLHIRTLLRNVSGLKGALIKIFCLSLVIEAINLLMPVGTQLVMDHVIQAGDHDLLALICIGLLFFILFRTCVAMLRSWTSIVMGSLIDVQWKAGLFDHLMKLPLAYFEKRKLGDIQSRFGSLDTIRTTFTTSIVNSIIDGIMSIGVFVMMLLYGGWLVWVVMGFTVIYVVLRLSTYRHYRQASEEQLVKGAKAGSHFMETLYGIGTLKALGLAGTRSQYWLNLNIDTTNANIRLTKLDMMFGGVNSLISTCDQIVILWLGASLVIDNQMTLGMFVAFNAYRGQFSDRASNLIDMVLRLRMLSLHNERVADIVLSEPEKQMPPRQLYAPNEAAAFDVRDLYYQYDSLSKPVIAGINLQIAAGESVAIVGPSGIGKTTLMKLMSGLLEPSSGALFINGLNIHDIGVNNYRQCIACVLQDDKLFSGSIAENIAGFDATPNLELIVACTRHCNIHDDIMQMPMGYETLIGELGGSLSGGQKQRLLIARALYRRPNILFMDEATSHLDLANEMHINNAIAALKITRIIIAHRPSTIASADRVVSLAPPEQPGA; translated from the coding sequence GTGAATAAAACACCCTTTGAGACCATCACCAGCAAGCTGAATCTGGCCCTGAGAAAGAAGGTGCCGCAGATCCTGCAAACCGAAGCGGCCGAGTGCGGCCTGGCCAGCCTGGCCATGGTTTGCGGTTACTACGGCATGAACGTCGATCTGTTCAACCTGCGGCAAAAGTTCGGCATCTCGTCACGCGGCGCCACCCTGGCGTCGCTGATCGACATCGCCGCCTCCCTGGCGCTGAAAACCCGCGCGCTGTCCCTCAGCATCGATGAAATCAAGGAGCTGAAGACCCCCTGCATCCTGCACTGGGACATGAACCACTTCGTGGTGCTGGTCGGGGTGCGCGGCGGCCGCATCGTCATTCACGACCCGGCCTTCGGCCGCCGGGTGATCGGCCTGCAGGAGCTGTCGCTGCATTTTACCGGCGTGGCGCTGGAGCTGTGGCCGGGCAGCGAGTTCACCCCGGTCACGCAGCAGAGCAAGCTGCATATCCGCACCCTGCTGCGCAACGTCAGCGGCCTGAAAGGCGCGCTGATCAAAATCTTCTGCCTGTCGCTGGTGATTGAGGCCATCAACCTGCTGATGCCGGTCGGCACCCAGCTGGTGATGGACCACGTGATACAGGCCGGCGATCACGATCTGCTGGCGCTGATCTGCATCGGGCTGCTGTTCTTCATTCTGTTTCGCACCTGCGTGGCGATGCTGCGCTCCTGGACCAGCATCGTGATGGGCTCGCTTATCGACGTGCAGTGGAAGGCCGGGCTGTTCGACCACCTGATGAAGCTGCCGCTGGCCTATTTCGAAAAGCGCAAGCTGGGGGACATCCAGTCGCGTTTCGGCTCGCTGGACACCATCCGCACCACGTTCACCACCAGCATCGTCAACAGCATCATCGACGGCATCATGTCGATCGGCGTGTTCGTCATGATGCTGCTGTACGGCGGCTGGCTGGTGTGGGTGGTGATGGGCTTCACGGTGATTTACGTGGTGTTGCGCCTCTCCACCTACCGCCACTATCGTCAGGCGTCGGAAGAGCAGCTGGTCAAGGGCGCCAAGGCCGGCTCGCACTTTATGGAAACGCTGTACGGCATCGGCACCCTGAAAGCGCTGGGCCTGGCGGGCACCCGCTCGCAATACTGGCTGAACCTGAATATCGACACCACCAACGCCAACATCCGCCTGACCAAACTGGACATGATGTTCGGCGGCGTCAACTCGCTGATCAGCACCTGCGATCAGATCGTCATTCTGTGGCTGGGCGCCTCGCTGGTGATCGACAACCAGATGACGCTGGGGATGTTCGTGGCGTTCAACGCCTACCGCGGGCAGTTCTCCGACCGCGCCTCCAACCTGATCGACATGGTGCTGCGGCTGCGCATGCTGAGCCTGCACAACGAGAGGGTGGCGGACATCGTGCTGTCGGAGCCGGAGAAACAGATGCCGCCGCGGCAGCTGTATGCGCCCAACGAAGCGGCGGCGTTCGACGTGCGCGACCTGTATTACCAGTACGACAGCCTGTCGAAGCCGGTGATTGCCGGCATCAACCTGCAGATAGCGGCGGGGGAAAGCGTGGCGATCGTCGGCCCGTCGGGGATAGGCAAGACCACGCTGATGAAGCTGATGAGCGGCCTGCTGGAGCCGAGCAGCGGTGCGCTGTTCATCAACGGGCTGAATATCCACGACATCGGCGTCAACAACTACCGGCAGTGCATCGCCTGCGTGCTGCAGGACGACAAGCTGTTCTCGGGCTCGATAGCGGAAAACATCGCCGGTTTCGATGCGACGCCGAACCTGGAGCTGATCGTGGCCTGCACCCGCCACTGCAACATCCACGACGACATCATGCAGATGCCGATGGGCTACGAAACGCTGATTGGCGAGCTGGGCGGGAGCCTGTCGGGCGGGCAGAAACAGCGTTTGCTGATCGCGCGGGCGCTGTACCGGCGGCCGAACATTCTGTTTATGGACGAAGCCACCAGCCACCTCGATCTGGCCAACGAAATGCACATCAACAACGCGATAGCGGCGCTGAAGATCACGCGCATCATCATCGCCCACCGGCCTTCCACCATCGCCTCGGCCGACAGGGTGGTCAG